A window from Drosophila nasuta strain 15112-1781.00 chromosome 3, ASM2355853v1, whole genome shotgun sequence encodes these proteins:
- the LOC132789658 gene encoding heat shock protein 27: MALVPATNNTDWDYWDYRRRLWRDWDLAADWDLPYWKRLSRVGSAPDLSRVVVGKDGFEANVDVHQFKPYEITVKTTGDTVVVEAKHEKRRDGDSFVGRHIVKRFVLPRGYYPNDVRSELSSDGILTVRCPPYLTNERSVYVRQVGPSYLSIKNN; this comes from the coding sequence ATGGCCTTAGTACCAGCTACAAACAACACGGATTGGGATTATTGGGATTATCGTCGTCGCTTGTGGCGCGATTGGGATTTAGCCGCCGACTGGGATTTGCCCTATTGGAAGCGACTCTCGCGTGTCGGATCCGCACCCGATCTTAGCCGTGTTGTGGTGGGCAAGGATGGCTTCGAGGCCAACGTCGATGTGCATCAGTTCAAGCCCTATGAAATCACAGTCAAGACAACGGGAGACACTGTTGTCGTGGAAGCCAAACACGAGAAGCGTCGCGATGGCGACAGTTTCGTGGGTCGACACATTGTCAAACGTTTCGTCTTGCCCCGTGGATATTATCCCAACGATGTCCGATCCGAGCTCTCCTCCGATGGCATTCTCACAGTCCGCTGTCCGCCGTATCTGACGAATGAGCGCAGCGTCTATGTCCGTCAAGTGGGACCCTCGTATTTGAGCATCAAGAACAACTAA